In Nostoc sphaeroides, the genomic window ATTTTTTTTCTCAACCAGAGGTGCTGAATTTGGTGTCGATGGCATCTGAGCGATGCCTCCGGCGAGCTCCGCTAACGCGCTACTCAGGGACGCCGTTCCCATGCCTACGGTAAAAGATAATACTGATAAACTAAAAAATAAAAGCCTTGCTGATTTCATAAACTTAAGCTTCGCAAGCATAATATCTACTCTATGGTACTTAGGTAACACACGATGGTGAATCATATTTAACACAACTCCTCGCAAGTAACCATATATTCTTATACTCTCTAAGAGTATTATGTCGATAATATTAGGGACTTCCAAGTAAAAAAATATTCCATTGCTATTGTTCACTGTTGACCGTTGACGGTTCACGAGTTTTCAGTCAACAGTCAACAGTCAACAGTCAACAGTCAACAGTCAACGACTTTAATGTGGAATAATTTATTTTTTGGAGTTCCCTTACATATTGAGCGAGTGGCGATTTTTAAAACAGGGTAATAAGGGACTGACAAATAAAAAAACATCCCAAATTTTTTTGTGGGATGGGTGTCCTCACCCGTCCCGTATTCAGGGCGGGCAGGATGCCCACCCCACAAGATGGATAATTTATTTATTGGAAGTCCCTAAATGATATTGTGTCTGTTCAAGAATACCTTGTCCTCAAGGACACGCTAGGCGATCGCCAATTAAAATCCGTGACATCTCCTACACTTCTGCTTCGCAGTAAGTGTAGGCTTCCAAGACAATCCGGCTATTGCTTAGGAGACTCTTGGCTTTAAGAACGGAATGCCCTACCGCCCTTTTCTTTATATTAATCGCAGCATTATGATCCCTATCCAAGTTGCATGAACAATGAGGACAACTATGCCATCTCTCATGCAGCTTTTTAGGAACTTTAGCCCCACAATTAGAACAATCTTGAGATGTGTTTTTTGGGTTAACAGCTATCACAAGCAAACCAGCATTTTCGGCTTTATTTGCAAGAATTGATCAAAAGCTTGACCACCCAGCATCATGAACTGACTTTGCTAGTTTGGACTTTGAAAGTCCTTTGATGTTTAAACCCTCATGGACTATGACATCATATTTTTTGAGTAAATCATTAGCAGTTTTGAAGTGAAAATCCCGACGTTTGTCAGCAACTTTTTTATGTTGCCTACCTAGTTGCTTAACTGCTTTTTGTCTCCCTTTACTGCCCTTTTTACGTCTAGATACTCGCTTCTGAACCACTATGTTGCGTTTTTGTGCTTTTCTATAATGTTTTGGAATAGCAACAACTTCACCTTCAGAAGTTGTTAAGAACTCTTTTAATCCCAAGTCAATGCCAGTAATCGATTCGGGATTAACGTCGGGCTTAACAGTAGGAACTGTAGGGTCTTCTAGACTTAAAGTGATGTAGTATCCATCTGCTTTTTTGGTGACAGCAGCAGTTTTAATTTTGAAACCAGTAGGTAGTTGACGATGCAAAACAACTTTTATTAACCCCAACTTTGGGAGATTAATCAAGTTATCCTGCAAGCAGTCTTCTTTCATCTGAGGATAAGTGAAGGTTTTGTATCTACTTCTAGATTTAAACCTTGGTTTGCCACTTTTCTGACCGTTGCTATCACCTTTCAGAAATCTGTCAAAAGTTACCTTAACTCGCTTGACAACATCTTGCAAAACTTGTGAATAAATATCACCGTAATGGGGATGACTTTTCTTCAGTTCAGGCAATGTTTTCTTTTGAGAGTAGTAGTCTGGATTATCTCTTAATTCTGGGAGATGACAAACTAGTGGACAAGCATTGACAGGACTACGGTTTTGTTCGTACCAATTAAATCTATCTGCCAACAAATAGTTATACTGAGCGCACAACATAGATAACCATCTATCTATCTCTGCGGCTTGCACTTTTGTTGGACGTAGCTTGTACTGGTATGCAATCCTCATTTCTTGATTCTCAGCACCAGATATACTTTATCCTAAAAGGGTAAACATTGTGTACCCATTATGAAAAATTCTAGATTAAGTGTCAGAATGTCAACACGTAGATTAAACAAGCTGAGGCAGTATGCAGCAAATAAGGATAAAACAGTGACACAAATAATTGAGGATTGGATCGATAGGTTGCCAAGCTCCAAGACTGATGATTCCTCATCGACCAACTGCCCTCTCAATCCGTAGGATTGAATTAGTTGTTGGTCAATTCGTCATCATCCAAAAATTCATCCCACACTGCCTTCGGTCAGATGTGGGGCTTCTTTTTGATTTAGCTAAAAAGCCGATTCCATACCATAATACTTTTGACTTCCGCCTTGCGGCGCTAGTCGTTTGTAGGCTTGTTGTTTACCCTAAAATACTTGACTAACCTTAGTGCAAAACTGTAGCCTCAAACTACCCTTATCACTGCCTATAGGAAAATGGGATAATTTCCCGTAACCCTTGCTACTACGTATTTTACGTATATTCTGCAAAACTTGAGTAAAAAAAAGCAAATTAATTAACTTATGGTAACTAGGATATATGATCATTCACACTTCGATGAAAGCACTAACGGGGTTGTTTTAATGGTCGAGCCATACAGCCAAAAAGAGCAGATACAACAAGTTGTCTACCGCATTTTAGATGCCAATTTAGATCGCGCTCGTGAGGGCTTGCGAATTATTGAGGAATGGTGTCGCTTTGGGTTGAATAATGCCCAGCTGGCTCTTGAATGTAAGCGTTTGCGACAAGAGGTAGCCAAGTGGCATACTTCAGAATTGCGGGCGGCGCGAGATACACCAGGCGATCCTGGGACTGAGTTAACCCATCCTCAAGAAGAACAACGAGCTAGTATCAAATCGGTGTTACAAGCTAATTTTTGCCGGATAGAAGAAGCATTACGGGTGTTGGAAGAATACAGCAAGCTTTATCACCCAACTATGGCCAAAGCTTGTAAGCAGATGCGCTATCAGGTTTATACCCTAGAAAGTAGTTTAATGGGTCATCAGCGCCATCAATTGTTATGGCGATCGCATTTGTATCTTGTTACTTCCCCACATGAAACTTTGTTGAACAACGTCGAAGCTGCACTCAAAGGGGGCTTAACGCTTTTACAATACCGCGACAAAACCGCCGATGATTCTTTGCGTCTGGAACAAGCTAGAAAACTTCGCCAGTTATGCCATATCTACGGTGCTTTGTTCATTGTGAACGATCGCGTGGATGTAGCTTTAGCTGTCGATGCAGATGGGGTGCATCTAGGACAACAAGATATGCCCATTGCTGTTGCTCGGCAATTACTCGGTTCGCAACGTCTGATAGGTCTTTCTACCACAAATAAGGAAGAAATGCAAGCAGCAATTGCGGAAGGTGTAGATTATATTGGCGTGGGGCCAGTTTATGAAACTCCGACAAAAGTAGGTAAGGCAGCCACAGGTTTAGAATATGTCAGCTATGCTGCTAAAAACTGCTCAATTCCCTGGTTTGCCATTGGAGGAATAGATGCCAATAATATCAATGATGTGATCGATGCGGGAGCCGAACGTGTAGCGGTGGTGCGATCGCTCATGCAAGCCGAACAGCCCACCCTAGTGACTCAATATTTGCTCTCCCAACTCAATCGCATTAAACCAGAATTTTAAAAGAGTCATTAGTCATTAGTCATTAGTCCTTTGTCATTAGTAAGTAACCAATACCTAATACCCCATTCCCCATTCCCCATTCCCCACTCCCCACATTATTTATGTCTAATGAGATTACCATTCAGGTAAATGGGGAAACCCATAGCTGTTTGTTTCAAACTTTTTTACCCGACTTGCTCCAAGAATTGGGTTTCAATCCCCGCTTGGTGGCTGTAGAATATAATGGCGAAATTTTACACCGCCAGTTTTGGGCGCAAACAAAAGTGCAACCAGGCGATCGCTTAGAAGTGGTAACTATTGTTGGCGGTGGTTAGTTGATTTGAGTCAGCAAGCCCAAATCTTTCAAGCTACGTCGTGTAATTTCGATGCGGGCGGGTGCATCCTCTGCTTTATCCATATCAAGGGTTGTTGCGAAAAAGTAGACGTTTTTATTTTGCTCTAAATAACCTACGAACCAACCAATGTTTGGTTTGGTACTTGTTAACCATCCCGTCTTCCCCCGCAGTGTGTAGTCTGGAGTTTGTTCGCGTATCATAATATCTTTGACAAGATTTATTGTCCTTTGGGAGAAAGGCAAATCGCCTTGATATAACCGTTGCAAAAACTTAATTTGCTCTTTGGGTGTAATTTGCAATAACTGCTGTTGTAGCCAAAAACGATCAATGTCTGCGGCTGTGCCAATTTGACGGTTTCCGTAACCTACTTTGTTAATAAATTGCTGCATTCGTTCATATCCAGCCCTACGTGCTAGTACTTGATAGAACCAAACAGTTGAATCTTTAAAGGCTTGACGCAAATTCGTATCATGATTCCAAGCATCAATTTCTCGGTGAATTCCATCCCAAGTTAGAACCGCCACATCATCAGGGACTATACCTATTTCTAAAGCTACCAGCGCGTTAAAAATTTTGAATGTCGAAGCTGGAGCGATCGCAGTTACATTACGTTGAGGATTGTGTTCATAGAAGCGGTTATTTTTTGAATCGTAAATCAATATTGAGCCTTCACGCCCGAATTCTTGAAAGTGTCGCCCCAAATTTGGTGTTTTAATAGTAAGACGTTCAGATGAGGTTGAAGCAGGTTGAGCCACAACATACATTGCCCCAAAGGTAATTACACTTAATACAGCAATACATCCAATAACTGTAAATATAACAGCTTGTGTTCGGTAACGCCCAAGAGATCGCCACATACGAAACAAGATATTTTTCATTGCATATTTCATGGAATCACCAGCAAGATTCTACACTGCAATATTGCTCATTTTCAAAGCTATTGATTATACAATTTAAGTTGAAGAATCATACAAATGAGTTGCTAATGGCATGGCATTGCCATTTTAATAAATATATATGTATAGCAATCCGATTTGATTTCTGAATCACTTGTAGAGGTAAGGGACTGGGGATTGGGGACTGGGGACTGGGAACAAAGAATAAAGGTGTACTGAGTTTTGTTCAAAAATCAAATATGAGTCCTATATCAGAGTTTTTGTGAATTAGTATTATAGGTTATTTATCAATAGCACTTATATTAATCTTATACAGAGGCGCAGAGAAAAGCGATAATTGCTTTGGCAGACTGCTGGATTATCGCCAGAATTAGTTAAAGCAGCGTGGAAAATTTCTCAAAATACTCTCATCAAATAAAATTAAAACCCCTATTTTAGTATTAGGGCGCGGAAGCAGACTTTGCTTACATAGAATCGATTTCCAGCCGCCTAGATTATTCTTTTTAGAGAGTTATTAAACAACTTTAAGTTGATTGACAGAATTCTTATATTTTGGCATCATTATCAATAATAATACAAAATTCAGAATTCAGAATTTAGAATCAATTAGTAGAAAATTCAAAACCGTCACTTTCTACTAAAGCACCAAACTTTTATTTCGGTGTGAGGCTTCAACCCATTTATTTATCCACCAGTTACACAGAATTAAATTTCTTAATTCTGGCTACTGAATTATGTTTTATTAGCTGAAGTATTTTTGGAGTACTATAATGCTGAAAACAACTTCTCAAACTGAAAAAGATTCTTTTTCTATTAGATTTGATGACCTTAATGAAGGTTCATTATCTGAATTAAGCTTCGACGAAGCCTCTGAAATTACTGGAGGTTTTCAAGTTATCAATGATTCAGGTGAGACGAGAGCTTTTTATAATTTTGGAGCGTCCGTACTGGCAGAACGCCAAGTTTTACAACCTGGAGAAACTGGTGATTATGATGGAGAATATATTTTATATAATTCTTCAAGAACCTCATTTCAACCAAGATTGTCACCGAGGCTTGCTTCAGATGACTTTGTAAGTTTTCGTCGGCAGGGAAGTAATACCATAGTTCTTAATACTAGTGGAATTATCGCTCTTGCCAGCGCGCCATTAAGTCCTGAATTCTAAAATTGGTGTAGCTTAGGGAGCCACTGCGCCCTTGCGGTTTCACCACTTGTACCCCTGTGGGGAAGCAAGCTACGCGCAGCGTTTCCCATTCTCCTCAGGGCTGTGTGAGCAGGCGAGCAAAGCTCATTGGTGTCAAATTAACCTAAAAGCCATGTCCCGCAAGGAACTGAAGTTCCAAGAATAATAGCGAAAGTCATCTGAAGATGACTAAATATAGACAAAAATCTTTAGTCTACTTGAGTAGACTTTAGCTAAAAGCCAAAGAACTTTAGTTCAAGGCGGGTGGGGAAGCTTTCAGATAAGCTATTTGTAACTTAAGTTGACACGCATGAGCAAACCTCGCCTCCTACCCCCTATATGTACTTCAGTGACATTAGTTTTTAGCATTCGCTCAAGGTGAATTCATCTTACAAAATCGCGTTTATCCCTCTGATTTGTAAAGGGATCTATGAAGGGTTCGACCCTTGGCTAATTCTTTACCTTTGCGGCCAAGTTGCTCACGTAGTTGCTGATCTTTACACAACCGATTGAAAGCTTGAAACACTTCATAACCAGAATTGGGATTAACCAGTATTCCATTCTCTTCATGCTGAACTGTGTCTAGAACACCGCCTAAGCGAGGGGCAATTATCGGCTTACCGAAGTAACTTGCTTCTAAATAAACCATACCAAAACCTTCCATGCTATTAGCTTTAGTATCCAATAAAGTCAGCATGGCAAATATGTCGCAAGCAGCATAATAACCAGCTAATTCTCGCTCAGGCACATATCCGGC contains:
- a CDS encoding thiamine phosphate synthase, which gives rise to MVEPYSQKEQIQQVVYRILDANLDRAREGLRIIEEWCRFGLNNAQLALECKRLRQEVAKWHTSELRAARDTPGDPGTELTHPQEEQRASIKSVLQANFCRIEEALRVLEEYSKLYHPTMAKACKQMRYQVYTLESSLMGHQRHQLLWRSHLYLVTSPHETLLNNVEAALKGGLTLLQYRDKTADDSLRLEQARKLRQLCHIYGALFIVNDRVDVALAVDADGVHLGQQDMPIAVARQLLGSQRLIGLSTTNKEEMQAAIAEGVDYIGVGPVYETPTKVGKAATGLEYVSYAAKNCSIPWFAIGGIDANNINDVIDAGAERVAVVRSLMQAEQPTLVTQYLLSQLNRIKPEF
- the thiS gene encoding sulfur carrier protein ThiS, giving the protein MSNEITIQVNGETHSCLFQTFLPDLLQELGFNPRLVAVEYNGEILHRQFWAQTKVQPGDRLEVVTIVGGG
- the blaOXA gene encoding class D beta-lactamase gives rise to the protein MKNILFRMWRSLGRYRTQAVIFTVIGCIAVLSVITFGAMYVVAQPASTSSERLTIKTPNLGRHFQEFGREGSILIYDSKNNRFYEHNPQRNVTAIAPASTFKIFNALVALEIGIVPDDVAVLTWDGIHREIDAWNHDTNLRQAFKDSTVWFYQVLARRAGYERMQQFINKVGYGNRQIGTAADIDRFWLQQQLLQITPKEQIKFLQRLYQGDLPFSQRTINLVKDIMIREQTPDYTLRGKTGWLTSTKPNIGWFVGYLEQNKNVYFFATTLDMDKAEDAPARIEITRRSLKDLGLLTQIN